ATATCAAACTAAATGATAAGCAAGAGATAATATTGAAGGATTCATAAATTGAggataatatatgaaaaatattctaGAAGTTGTACTTCAGTGTGTTAAATGTGAatcactcaaaaaagaaaacgGATGCCTTGGTTTCAATTTATTTCACATAGATCTATGATGACTTTTCTTAAAGCAAAATGAGCAGCAACACTTATGAGCAGGTAGTAATTCTCACCCGGGGGACCAGGAGGACCTTGTTCTCCAGGATGCCCAAACCCTTGGCTCcctttttccccatttcttcctgGTAGGCCTGCAGGGTGTCAAACATCTGAGTAAGTTTACTTAAAATCACTGCCTTCTAGATTGTTTCTTTCAAAGCTGTTAATATACACGTGAAagaaaaatgccttttaaaaaccAGCTTGCCATCTATTTTTTCTTACtaatggaaaacaatttttgaagcaataatttctaaaatgatcAGTGGTTTAGTTGCAAGACTTAATGGGaatcaaatatttagaaaagaaaatggtttggAATTATTAGCCCTTTGTATTAatcatagttttttaaaaattactttatgaaACATCtaaattgtttatatattattaaacaaaaacaaaagaattgtcAATCAACATTTCACATAAACTTTCAAAGGCAAGGAGAAATTCTGGGCTATTAGGAAGTTTTATTGCAAAACTTATTTTTtcctataatagaaaaaaaatgaataaggtaACAGTGCAGAAAGTTACCAAAGTCAAAACAAAGGAAATGGCATCCatgattttccatttaaaaacttttctagaCTCAAGCAAAATTTCTCAGTACATTGGcaacattttctaatttgtaacTTCATGTGTTCATAAATTTGACTTCTCTATTTGAGAatactgcattaaaaaaataaaataatttctctttaattCAGTTGGCAAATTATGTAAAGACTTGAGCATTTACAggttttttttatcatgaaaacaaAGTTAACTCTTGACTATTAAATGGATATAggatatgaatttttttaaaaaaacaactttttaaaattcattttcttgttcAAACTAACTGCATACCTTTTAATCCTCTGACACCTGGACGTCCAGGGACACCCATTAATCCAGGAACACCGTCTCTTCCTGGCAAACCAGGTAATCCTCGGGGACCCTCTGGTCCTACAGGACCAGGTGGCCCAGGAATACCCGGGGAGCCATGTTGGGACTGGCAATGATCACAATTTCTAATTCTTCCACTCTGAAGTAAGACTGGTAGCTgggcttttaaaaacaaagaaaccccaTCCCTTATGTTTAAATGGTGAGTtggtgttaatttctttttttttttttttttttttcagtttacagAGAAAACAACTATGAGCACTGAATATGTGTACATTTCTTGGTCAATAATTTGACTTCTAGGAATGTGACTAGGGAAATATTCATTGCTCTATGCGGTCATTTAATTACAGAAATTGCTTAAAATAGGGGAAAAAGTAAAAGTGCCCCCAAAAGAAATTGGTGGAATTATAGATATTCATATTGATGAACTAAATTATCAAAAAATATGctacaaaagaaaattctaataatgacaaataataaatttctttaataaaaagattataaaagagTATATATGataaatctttataaaaatactaGTTGAAGAAAAGTAGATGAGGCTTATAAATGTTATCTGTTTTATTCTTCACCTCACTTATATCCTCTACAATTTGTTCTAAGAATTTGTATTACTTCTGTAATTTgaaaaaagtgattaaaatgcTGTATTTGATACTTACCTCTTATTACATCCGTGCAAACTTGTCGAATAAATTGTTCTGAAAACTCTCTTCCCTACATCAAAGTATTAGGGGTTATGATATGCACATAAAGAACATgagcaaaaatcaatgaaaatataataactCTGGAAGAAGTAGAATACATACGGGCTTCCCATCCAAACCTGGGGGTCCCTGAGGACCTGGATCCCCAGGTTGCCCCTTAGGACCTGCAGGCCCCATCAAGCCATCCACCCCAGATTCTCCTTTTGATCCAATGGCACCTCGGACACCAGGATCCCCCTTTTCACCTctctaaaagcaaaagaaatgtttacaagttctacttaaatattttagaagGTGTAATTCCATTATGAAACTCCTTAAGGATGatgaatgtatacatatgtaagctACCTAAGGACTAGCTGGAAATATTGTCATCGACCAGAAGGGAAATTTCATATCATATTAAACtgtcatttatccatccatccaatcagcCAGACCTACAAACATCCACTACTGATTGAGTATGTTGCGTAGGTAATATGCACACTGCCAGAGATATCACAATGGGCATAACACAGTCCTATTCACAAGGAGCTTGCATTTTAGTGGGTCCGACAGATACAGAAATGCACAATATTCTTTATtcaaaaatatggagaaaaaaatcagctCCAAGTCTGGCAGAAAAACCGATAATACTGACAATTCACATTTCATATCAAATTCAGTATAAATGTACATATTCTGAAAACTGCTAATTGGGAACTTCCACTGAAGAAGATGAAAAACGTTTCGTTTTCTGGTTTTTACTCAAAAGCTAGATTTATATAGTATTGAAACCCAAGCAAAAAGGACTGAAGAACGAGAGCAAGAGAGCATAATATATGAAGAAACATACCTCTCCTTTTGCACCATGATGGCCttgaattccctttgaaaattaataggaaaaaaatctataataaatGTGCAAGGTACAGTACTGTAACGTGGCATCCACCTTTTACCACATactaattcaaatttaaaatttcaattggGAAAATATTGATAGCATTAGTGACAGAATTACACATAAAAGAGACCCTTTTTGCCTTTTAGAGAAGGCTTAATGATTAGGAAATATGTTaaccaaataatataaaaattttaatttgcttaACTGTTTCCTTCTTAGatatgaatattttcaaatgctgCACGTTGAACCACGTGGGTAAGAAGGGGATTctactgaatttaaaatataccactattttaataaaaatctaaacTCAAATCAGATTAAATATTAGGTATATTTATTCTTGTATTCAGTAATTAAGATAAATCATCTATTTTCCCAAGTTTAtgttcttaaaattaaattttgatgGGGTGCTACTGACAAAGGATGGGTTAAAACAAAGATACCATTAAAAGTGATTAGTAAGAGAGAAAACCCCCAGCTGTCCTGTGTTTAAACCATTCACTGCCAGTAATTAAGAGACCAGAGAAGCAATGTCAGGTAAAAGATGGTATTTTTTCACAGTGATATAAACACTGGGGAGCCCATGCATGAAGCCCATTCAACTATAATTACTAGCTACATCTGGATGGCTCCATTAAAGTCTTTCCCATTCctcttttccatatttatttcagTGGTATGTTATACAGGAAAAAAACTCTCAGGAAAGGtattaacattttccatttttgaaattcAAAGTACACCTGGGCTCAAAAATCTCCTAATATTCACTCAGGTAAAAAGATAAAACTTTCATAACAGGTAGGTTTTCATTattcaactttaaaataaaaaatcagtgttCTGAAATTTAATACGAAATTTACTGTATAATGTTGCACACAATAAAGTCTGAGTTGCGGTATATCTTTTGATTCATTTTCAGGCTCCTCAAATATGGCATCCAAAttagacaaaggaaagaattaaataaaactcataaaacaccaaatatttagtttttgtaTACGAATCTTTTAGTAAGTAAAAGGAACTTTGTATGGCCATACTTGAATTTTGTTTCTGAAGAAATGCAGGAGTGATCCTTACAAGATACAATCCAACAACTAGTCCCAACATAAGAAGGGAGACGAAATAGTTAAGTTCTCAATATGGGAATTGAATTAGAGCTAAAACTAAAAACAGCTGTCACCTGAGAACTCATCAAGACAATTCCGTGAGAGAAATATCCACTTTGATTCCATTTACAAAACGAGGGCCAAAAAAATAACATGTGCTGTGCTTGGTAGAGTGACAGGTAATTAAGACTGTGTTTACATGAAGAGTTTGGGATGACTCTTCAGCCGCTGAAAAGCAACAGCTGCTCTGGCCCTGGGTACTCCATGTAGGTTAAGCTCCTGGTGGTGAGAAATGTGGCTTCCAATCAATCGAGGGCAGAAGCTTTCTAGGGAACCCAAATCCTGCCTTAGGAGAGCAGACACACTCTTTTCCTTGAGAAGTGAAAAAGTTAGTGAAACCTTAGAGAAAGAGTGATCCATACGCCAGTGAACTAGCTAAGTTGTGAGTTCAAattctaaaggaaatatccttctttTCTGAGAGTTATTGTGAGTAACTTTTTTTGATAAAAGGTCTGGGCTGTGGAGGTTAAATGGATGAAGGGGCGAAGGCCCTATGGAAACAGTGGTTTATAGATATTTTGTGATTAACTTAAGGAAACTCAGAGAGTTGATCTGTGTTGCCACGTTGGGGAATAGGGATGGAGTTGTTTGTGTCATCAGGTGGGTCTGAGTCAAGTGGAGGATCATGAAAACTGAAAGACATTTTATTGAACATAATTGTACTGAGGCAATTCCAATCATTCCTCCTCTTGGTtacttttgcttttacttttattgttAGCTTCTAAATTCTCAATTCTTCTTAATACCTGGCACTCACCTTCCATCCCATATTGCAGATAACCTTGGGGCCCTATGCTTACACTCTTCCCAATGGTCTCTCAGACTCCTCCAACTAAGGGACACAGAGACCCCTGTCCTTGGAAATATCACCACTCAGTTTTATCCCACTCTCTCCAGAGTTGGTATAATTGCAGAATCTTTCTCCCACTCACCCTCAGAGAAAGAGGTCCACCCCATGGGAGGACTCACATATCCAGCTTGCCCTTTCAGACCTGACGAAGTTGGAACCATGTACAGCATTCTGCAGCTACAAGCAACACAGCAGCAAACATGCTACCTAAGGACCAATCTCCTTTATGCCTTTGTCCATCCACCTTGGCTCTGACTGAACTTACAGTCACATGGCAATCTCACTGAAATACCACCTAACAAGAAGGGTTTAGTCAAGAGACAAGCAAAGCCATCTTACTGTGTGTGTCTGTTCTACAACACTGTCTCTCAGGATAGCATTTTAATACATCTCCAGAGCAGTAAATTGTCTCTCTGAACAAACTAAAGGGGAAAAAGTACATTTATCCACCACACGTGGCCCCAACTGATTTTcaagaagaaaagcaagacaaaCCAGCAGGTATGAACAAGCTGTCATCGTGTGACTGGCTCTCTCTAGCCAATAACTACCCCTAAGGAATGGGTGGAATTTTCTACCTTCAGTCGTTTGctaagatacattaaaaaataaaattcagagccACCAATGCTATCATCATgagaaagtgaaaatataaaacaaataaagaaactcaTTATCACCACACTACCTACACATTCAACCTTATACACTTAGAATGTATGTTATACTTATCCTTCTCCCCACCCATTTTTATTTGCAAGTAATCCTCTCTCAACATTGTCCAGTTATGTgacttgttatttcattttttatcagaagaaaaccaaaaaataccTGTTGCCCTGGAATTCCCTGTCTTCCATTATCTCCCTTTTGACCCTTTAACATAAATAAACATTATTGATTAGTTTGCACACTTATGATGCAATCATGTATACAATACAAACTATGTATTACCTTGAGTTCCAGAAGAAATGTAACAAAAGCAgtgatacaaatatataaattacgTGAGAGATGGGAAAGTCAGtcactcagaggaaaagaagaaaagtcatccTAATCTTATAGTTAAAATGGCCAGAGATAAGGAACAAATTACTGATTTGGgtgaaatatgtaaataattctaGACAATAAGGATGTTCTTCTAAGTCCATATTAACAGTgcgaaaatagtttaaaaattcaatggatatggacattttattaatttcagtGGCAATTATGTCCATTGTTGACTATGGACATGTGAGGACAAGAAGATCTAttggaaattttatatttaaaaattaaaatatactgtcACATTTTAGTAAATAAGTCATTTAAATGAAGAGCTTTAAATCAGCATAaataagagaacagaaaaattaataaaggtATAAACACATTtatctgttcaataaatatttttgggtATCTACCATTCATGGGACATTGTGCTAGACTCTGAAGCACTACTTCATCCTTACATTTATTGCGCAAATTAATTAGCAGTTTCTAGGAAGACATATACCTAGATAAGGTAATCGATAAAAGATCTAGTGACTACAATTTTACATCACCCTTGCCTAGTAATGAATTCATCAATTTACATAAGTGAAttcctaatatttattaagcagcaCCTATTTCCTGGCACTTAGGGACTGAAACAAAGATATCACTGTAGACTTCAAGTCACTTACTGTGTGGTAAGAGAGATAAATCTAGAATGATGAAAATACTGCTGATAAGTCTACAATATATAAACATCTGGGTTGGATATTATCGGAACTTAGGAAGGGGCATCTGACAGAAAGAGTAGGGAATGTGACTCACCCTTTGTGCAGCCTTGAGGGATGAGTAAGAGGTAGCCAATTGGAGAAAGGATAGGAGGGTGTATCAGGGAGAGAAGACACAGGTGAAAGGCAGGTAGATAGTTTCTTTTGGCTAAAGCAGCAGAGCAGGATTGGTTAAGAATGGGTggagtggcaagagaaaaaaacactaaagaaGATTCAGTCAGCCCAGAAGGCACTTGATGGGACAGGCTTTATCTTAACATGTGTGGGGCACCATTAAAGGATTGCTAAACAGATACACAGCTTAGCTATTTTATGCATATAAAAGTGTGGAAGAAGGAAGTAGACTGGACTCAAGGAGACAGGTCAGGAAGATACCGCAGTAGCCCAGGACCCCTGACAAGAAATAACTAGTACAGTTGGGAAAGGTAGAAGATGTCAAGTTCAAGAGATATTCAGCATTGATTATCATGACAGGAAATCTGTGAGTACGAAGTGGTTTATGGGGAAAGATGACAAGTTCAGTTTTGGACATATTGAACCTGAGGTACCCATGAGTCATCTAAATGCAGTACCAAGAAGGAAATTAGAATATATGGGTCTAGAGCTCACAGACACTTCCTTAACATTTACCTCACTCCCAACTTCAATATTAACTTAAAGGAAGCCTATTATCATAGTACTTGAAGATCTTCAATAAAAATTGTCTGAAAAACAACTGAATTTTGTCATACCACTCTAAAACATCTTAGGTATGTTATGAAGAATAAGTTCATTAATATGAACTGTTATAACTGTGTATATAGCAAATTTTGCCTATGACTATTTCAATCTGAAATTTTCTCTTACAATTCCAGAAATTCTAGAGCATTCAGAATTCTACATCTGTGAAAATGTTCagagtatttttctttgtattttcagcttATTCTGCATAGCAAAGCTCAGACACTATAACTGAGACTTACAAACTTAAAAACATCATTAAAATACTGTCTGAACACTTGATTGGTAATTTATGGTTGGAAaagttttatatttctaaaacttaAAAGGTTGAAAGATCATCGGATATAATGTATTCCAGATAACTATTTCATTGGCTCAGTTAGTGGCATCCTATTCAAGGGTCAGTCTTCAGTGAATGAAAAAACCCATTCCATAGACACTTTAATTGAGGTGAAACTACCCTTGTCTCCTGAGGTAGTAACATAGTTCTCCTCTTTGCCTTTGCTGCTAAGACACCCAAAACTAAATGTCTCTAAATCACCCTAGATTTCCCTAGCCTGTTATAATTTTCTGGtttaattttcctttcacatgttgatttgaatatgttttatatttagggTTAAAggtttttaatcaaatttttgccataaaacaatttcaaatcatttttggaaacactgtgtgtgtgtatacatatgtgtgtgtgtgtgtgtatacatatatgtgtgtgtgcatgtggtatatatatgtatatatgtacataaatatatattagaagtatataataaaatctatgtttttattttgttgaatcaTTTTGTTTCTAAGTGTTCTACAACAGAAAAGTGGTGAGGAATTTTAAAGTCAGATCTGTTCTTGTCTGAGAAGCTCAAtagcaaaaggagaaaataggATTCAACAACTTTATATTAATGTTGAAACAAaggaatttaaaagtaaaataagaatttttttaaaactctgatttTATTGCTTAGCCtacttaaaaaatgcaaacaacatACCTGAATACCTTTTTCACCTTGATTTCCTTTGTCCCCCTACAAAAAGGCAGTTTGATCTGTATCATAATCTAGTATATTCTGTACAGtttcaaataaacatatatttttctctgctgaagaaaaacaacatctcatgcaaattccacaagcgccTGTATACACAGAAGTTGACTCCTAAGACAATATTTGGGAAGAGAGAAGAACCACATTATGTCAAAATTATATTGTAAAAGAACACTTTTGTATGCTCctacatttgaaagaaaattcaCCACAATCTTTAATTTCCCAGAAAGGAGAAAACTTCTACATGGGTCACAGTTTTAGGTTAGACAAACTAACAAGGGAGGACTTATTTTGACAGATGTTCTTTTATGAAATCAAACTGAAAATCTTCCATTAAGCTATTAGTAACCACAAGTTTATAGGAAACAATGACAAAGTAAAGCATAATATTTAAGtgatattttagaaaacatgtatttcaaaagtgagcttttgaaagaaaaattatattccataaaaataagttttatagaTTATTGGCTGGAAGGGTAATTAGAAACCAACTTATACAATGCCCTTGTTTTATAGATAATGAAACAGCCAGTTAAGCACCTGCCCAAAGTTAAACTTGGATACAGTTTCTGAATTTCCTTTCTATTAATACCTCACCGTGCTATCTAGAGTACAGTTTTGcattttcaacaaaataacacatagattttcttttaaatgacaaGTTTTGAACAAGAAAATTCTCTTCATCCCAAACACATATTCATAGTAGATCTACTTAAAATTTACTAAGAGTCACTTGATTGCTGCTCTGTGGGGACATTTCTGTCTCAGCTAGTGCTGCCTACCTATCATCAGAACAAAAAGCCCAAGGATCATACTGTGTATGATCTAGGCACCCTGTAGACAACACATGAGGGATACAAAATaagatgttgaaaaataaatagcagGGGACACGAAGATGGATATGGAGTCTGTGTCTTTTCCAGAACAAAAACCAATAGATTTACTTTTAAcctgaaatatttgtatttgcaGTAGCTTGGATTTCTTAGGCACACAGGCATCAACTGCTGCTTAAAACCTCCaaacaaataaaagcatttattatttatatacatacaagtCAAGGTTCCCTTACTTGACCAAAATGAGAGAGAACCTAGTTTTGCTGTCTTTCCTCGCCAAAATACTTTAAATTAGTATATTTGACTTGTATTTCTAAACtccttaaattaattttaaataaacttctatGTAACATAATTGTTTCATAGACAGGAACTTTATGGTCAAACATTTTGGGCATAAGTTTTATCCTTCCAGAATTTGATCCAGTTTTGGCAAGAGGGGTATTCATATTTTGATAGGAATGCCTGACATTGGAtaattttcctcaaaaaattcTTAGCTCACCTGGATTGTGAAAAAACCTAAATTTACAGGATATTACTTAACTGTACATTCACATTTTCTGATCTGCATGCCTTCTCTAAGGTCTTCATCTAGGAGACAATACCCATGCGGGTATATAAAAGATGTCACAGTTATTAGCATGGGGctgaacatattatatatacatggaaTATATAGGGtaccttattaaaaatatattaataacaagTCTTAGTTTAagaatttcacaaaagaaaaacttgTATGCAAGTAACTGGTTAAAAGTGAACTGTAAATCTTAACCAATGCATACCTTTTTTCCTTGAATCCCTGGTAAACCCATGTATCCTGGTTCTCCTGGGGAACCCACTGCTCCTGGTTCTCCCTACGTAACACAGAAATTTCACAAAGGTCACAGATCTACTGTTTATGGAAAAACACCACTGTTTTTAACTCTAcatatctcaattttaaaatgaatggttAAAACAATTTATTGACAGTTATTACTACAGAAATagtaaagaataaaatgtttactAGAATCCCAGtaaaatttcttgtatttttctctatcttttccaGGTGAAAAATTCTCAcagcatttcatattttaaaattctgtaaatatttgttactttttatcaTACTTGATAATTTCAAtaataaactaaattaaaaagttgtaaaaataataaacacaagtATCTCTTTTTTGTTTACCTATTTACTAACACTTTTTCTCCTTGAAACTGCTTTTTCTCAAATTGCTACTTTTAAAAAAGCTTATTTTCTTGTTACAAaatgataatagaaataataaaaattattaaaaatcttataatccaatatttttattttgttatatattttttctctaactCTAATTCATAAACATACATAGTTACTAAAATGTGctcatatatatgcatacttttatatcttttaacctctaaatatattaatattataacgTTCTTATGCTATCATTTTTCAtagcataatttttaattatggaaGAGCATTCATATTTatcaactatattttatttaataaaattcttaCTGTTAAACATTACAgttttcacaatttttatttttataaacaatgtTGGAATGAACACCCTGGtagttaaatttaattatttatatatatttatttatatatatggaatattattttgttaGTAATAAATTCTTGAGCTATTTTTCAGTACAGGGTGTACTACATGAGCTATCTTAATTCCATTTCTCCACTCTCCATCATCCTATAGGAATTATCCTTTCTgaaataaagttttttgttttaaagtcttaaataaattatttgcaagCACATATTAATAATGCATTGACAATATTTGTAAGTGATGGAACATAATCCTGAATATGCTTCatggttctgttttgttttgtgttttaccaTTAGTCCAAAACTCTATAACATCAACTAAAGAtcactctcttttttaaaagaaaatgaaaataaggctttattctttttgcttactgTAGTTACTCCCTAGCCATCTAATCATTCTCTAGATTTTTGAAGGTTGGAAGTGAATTAAAATACCCATTGAAATAAACATCAACCCATGTGGTTTGGAGGAAACTTGTAAAGGCCATTTTGAGTTCTATATTAAAGATGAAACTCCCATAAGCAAACAAAGAACAGTATCATTCGTGAGAACTACACATACTTGTTTTCAACTGTTCAAGAGAAGTCTACTCTCTGGACCAGAAAGTAAGTTTATGTTTgcatataattttatcatttttagaaaaattaagccaAAGTTTATGTCTTTATTATCCAATGACAAGGTatctaaaaaacagaaatgaaactcTGTACtgataatttcatttcattataaaGGTAATCCTTAATTTCATGTACCTCTTAAGAGATATAAAATGCTAATTTTCTTAAATGATGAGAAGAATTCACAttataatttctttgaaaatattttcaaatgcatcAAAATTACCTTGAGCCCAGAAGCCCCAGGCATCCCTTGAATTCCAGGTTCACCTTTGCTTCCCTGTCAACACATCAAAAACATTGGCATTTATTCAAAAACAATTCTGTCATAATATATCTGATATAGACACTAAagggaatatatttaaaataatttttacatttttaactttccAATTGTTTGATAGACTCTGTACATTAGAcctatttattaagaaaaatgctTTTAGGCAAGGAAGTGGTTCCACGCATTCATAAGCCTCTCTAAACACCTGTGTTAAAGCTGGTAGCATCAAGTACAAGGGAGGAGAGTCAAATCTGTAGTGGCCGGCACTATTAAGTCCAGCCACCACACTGCACAGGTGGGAGCCATGTATTTTAACAGCATCCTCCAGGCTGAGACCCTCATCATTATCCTGTTTCACTTTCCCAGTAGGACTCATCTTCAGTATGCcactgaaggaaagaaaagtagcttCAAATGCACAATGGCTTCTTTTGAAGAAGTGTGAATCAGAAAATGTTTAGCTTGTGCTTTTTCAGAATTCCAGTGCAGTTCTTTCTAACAGATGGAAACTTGGAGTGCGAGACTAAGTTGACAGGGTAAAGAATGTAATACAGAAAAGGACAAGtggatagagaaagagaaaacaagtctTCTGGCCAATAAGGAGTGATTGTCAAATGTAGTTCTGGTTTTCGAATGCTTTGATATCTGAAATCACAACCCAATGTCTGGCAAAAGCCCATAATTAAACAGGTTGGTGTGACACCTAGAACGCGAACACAATAATTACCCACAGTCAACTCGGGTTTACTAATCAGTGAGACAAACCAATGccattttcagcttttaaaatgttttgtaggcTGCTCGCAGTAAGAAACACGTGAAGATCATATTAGATTTaattaaagcatttagcacataACAGTGCTATTGAACCACAGAATAATGATTCCttcaaatttctaattttataaggGTTTAAATTGAAACTCACAGACATGAGATTTGTTGAAAGTTACCTGACTTGATAAAGCTAACATATCCTAGTATTATTTAgagaattattattatcttttaaagttctg
This genomic window from Chlorocebus sabaeus isolate Y175 chromosome 17, mChlSab1.0.hap1, whole genome shotgun sequence contains:
- the COL21A1 gene encoding collagen alpha-1(XXI) chain isoform X1, with the translated sequence MGYQGIAGTPGVPGSPGIQGARGLPGYKGEPGRDGDKGDRGLPGFPGLHGMPGLKGEMGAKGDKGSPGFYGKKGAKGEKGNAGFPGLPGPAGEPGRHGKDGLMGSPGFKGEAGSPGAPGQDGTRGQPGIPGFPGNRGLMGQKGEIGPPGQQGKKGAPGMPGLMGSNGSPGQPGTPGSKGSKGEPGIQGMPGASGLKGEPGAVGSPGEPGYMGLPGIQGKKGDKGNQGEKGIQGQKGDNGRQGIPGQQGIQGHHGAKGERGEKGDPGVRGAIGSKGESGVDGLMGPAGPKGQPGDPGPQGPPGLDGKPGREFSEQFIRQVCTDVIRAQLPVLLQSGRIRNCDHCQSQHGSPGIPGPPGPVGPEGPRGLPGLPGRDGVPGLMGVPGRPGVRGLKGLPGRNGEKGSQGFGHPGEQGPPGPPGPEGPPGISKEGPPGDPGLPGKDGDHGKPGIQGQPGPPGICDPSLCFSVIAGRDPFRKGPNY